A window of Pararhodobacter sp. genomic DNA:
CCGAGGCGATTGCCTTTTCCCTGATCGCCGGTGTGGACCCAAAAGTGGGCCTGTATGCCAGTTTCTCGATTGCGGTGATCACGGCGATTGTTGGCGGGCGACCCGGCATGATCTCGGCGGCGACGGCGGCGACGGCAGTCTTGATGGTGACCTTGGTGCGCGATCACGGGTTGCAATATCTGCTGGCGGCGACGGTGCTTGCGGGGCTTTTGCAGATCGGCGCGGGGTTCCTCAGCCTTGGTCGCGTCATGCGCTATGTGTCGAAATCGGTGATGACGGGGTTTGTCAACGCCTTGGCAATCCTGATTTTCATGGCACAATTGCCCGAGCTTGACCCGCGCAGCGTGACGTGGCTGACTTATGTTCTGGTCGCGGCGGGGTTGGGCATCATTTACCTGTTTCCGCTGCTGACCCGCGCCATCCCCTCGCCTTTGGTGACGATTGTCGTGCTGACCGCGCTGGCTTGGGCGCTGGGCCTCGATGTGCGCACGGTGGGCGATATGGGCGCGCTGCCCGACACTTTGCCGGTCTTTCTGCTGCCCGACATTCCGCTGACATTCGAGACCTTCATGATCATCCTGCCCTATTCGGTGGCGGTGGCGGTTGTCGGTCTGCTGGAAAGCCTGATGACGCAAACGCTGGTCGATGATCTGACGGACACCACATCCAGCCGCGATCAGGAGTGCATCGGTCAAGGCGTCGCCAATACGGTTACCGGGTTCATCGGTGGCATGGCAGGTTGCGCGATGATCGGCCAGTCGATGATCAACGTGAAATCGGGCGGTCGCGGGCGGTTGTCGTCCTTTGTCGCGGGTGTGTTCCTGCTGATCCTTGTCGTGGGGCTGGGCGATCTGGTCAGCATCATTCCCATGCCCGCGCTGGTGGCGATCATGATCATGGTGTCGATCGGCACATTCAGCTGGTCGTCGATCGGCAACCTGCGCACGCATCCGCGCTCCAGTTCGGTGGTGATGGTGGCGACGGTGGCAACGGTGGTTTACACGCATAATCTGGCGATTGGCGTGCTGGTGGGTGTGCTGTTGTCGGGGATCTTCTTCGCCGGAAAAATCGCGCAATTGTTTCGCGTCACCTCGGAGATCAGCAAGGATGGCCGGGTGCGCACCTACCGGATCGAGGGGCAATTGTTCTATGGCTCGGTCGAGGATTTGATGAAGGCGTTTGACTTTCACGAAGCGCCCGAGCGGGTTATCATCGACGTGAGCCGCGCGCATATCTGGGATATTTCCTCGGTTCAGGCGCTCGACATGGCGGTGCTGAAATTCCGCCGTGACGGGGCCGAGGTGGAGATTGTCGGCATGAATGAGGCGTCCGAGACCTTGATGGACCAGCTTGCGGTGCATGACAAACCGGGCGCGATGAGCGACCTGGTGGCGCATTGAGGAGACCGACATGAGCAGCAAAATCATCGCCTTGATCGACGGATCAATCTATTCGCATTCGGTGTGCGACCACGCCGCCTGGGTCGCGCAGCGCACCGGGTGGAGCGTCGAGTTGATGCATGTTCTGGGCCGCCGCGATAGCGCCGCGAAATCCGACCTCTCGGGCTCGATTGCCTTGGGGGCGCGGTCGGCGTTGCTGGCGGATCTGGCGGAGCTTGATGAACAGCGCGCCAAGTTGGTGGCCCATCGCGGACGCGCGATCCTGGAGGATGCTCAGGCCATTCTGGAAAACGCCGGCGTCACCGACATCACCACCCGCCTGCGCCACGGCGATATTGTGGACACGATGGCCGAGCAAGAGGCCGGGGCCGAATTGGTGATGATCGGCAAGCGTGGCGAGGCGGCGGATTTCGCCAAGGGGCATCTGGGCTCGAATTTGGAGCGTATCGTGCGCGCCAGCCAGAAACCTGTGCTGGTGACCTCGCGGGCGTTCAAGCCGATTTCCAGGATTTTGGTGGCCTATGACGGCGGGGCCTCGGCGCAGCGGGCGGTGACCCATATCGCGCAATCGCCGATCTACAGCGGGTTGACGGTGCATATCGTCACCGTCGGCACCCCCAGCACCGAGCTTCAGCAAAAGATGAAGGACTCGCAGGCCATGCTGCAGGCAGCCGGATTGACCACAACCGTGGGCATCGTCGCCGGGGCGTCGGAAACCGCGCTGGGCGATCTGGTCGATGAACAGGGCTTTGACATGCTGGTGATGGGCGCCTATGGCCACAGCCGCATCCGCAGCCTGATCATTGGCTCGACCACCACCGAGATGATCCGCTCGTGCAAAGTGCCGGTGATGCTGATCCGCTAGAGCGCCATTTCTTCCAGCAACACCGCCAGCGCCGCGCCATGCATGTCGCGGTCATCGCGGCTGCCTTGCACGACGGGGCGCGGGATCGACAGTTTGATCACCGACAGTTCGGCAATATCGAACCGCTTGACCAGGTGCTCGGGCGTGCCGGTGAGGGCGGCGATCCGGGCGGTTTCAAGGGCGGCGCTGACCGTGGCAAAAGCCTCGGCGCTGCCGCAGAATATGTCGATGGTGATCCAGAACGGCCCCGCGTTTTTCGAGCGGACCTTCAGCACCCTATCGCCAAGACGCGCCATCAGTTCACCTCGCTTACAACAAGTCGGAAGGCCGACATCGGGTCATCCAGTTCCATCACATGATTCAAGGCGAACTCATACAGAGGGCCTCGGTCGGTGGTGGCGGGCGAATAGGGAAAGGCGAAGGTCGGCAGTTCCTCGTCCTGGGTCAGCGGATAATGCAGCACGAACGGGTTGATCAATTTGCCGATTTCCGAGGCAAGCGCCTGGGTTTGCGCGGTGACGATGCCCAGAACGCCAACCTCAGAGGGTGTGCCGGTCTTGGTTTCCAGCGCGCCCAAGGCGGCATTCACACCGATCAACCGGAATTCCAGCGTGTAATCGGGTGGCGTCAGCCCCATGCGCTGGGTGATCTGGTCGGTCAGATAGGCGTGCAACTGATCCGCCCAAAGCCGCGCGTTGGCGACGTAATGCGCCTGGCGTAGCACCGCGAGGATGGTGGTCTGAAACCCGGCCTTGCGCGCACCCTCCAGCTTGACGGTATAGCGTCCCGGCACCCATTGCGACCCCTCGACCCGCACCCGGCGATCATCGAGCGCGGCATAGCGCGCGCCGCGCACATCCAGATAGCCGCCCGGTTCATAAAGCTGAAACGGGTCGGAGTTTTCATAGAGCATATGCGCCGAGACCGAATGCGGCGTGCAGCGGGCAGTGGCGGCCATGGCCTCGACGGTGAAGCCCTGTTCGTCGAAATCGACCAGAATCACGCCCGAGGTCGGGTTGGTCGAACACAGCGCGCCGCATTCGGCGATCTTGGCGCCGTGCCACGCGCCGCCGGGGTGGTCGCCGCGCAACAATGGCAGGGCGGCGATGGTGGCGGTGTCGGTCACGCGGCCGCACAGGATGATGTCGGCCCCGGTGGCCAGCGCCGCCTGCACCTGCTCGACGCCGCCCAAGGCGACGATGTTGGTCATCGCGCGCAACCCGTCGGCGTCGATGTCTGGCGCGGGGGTCAGCGGGTGGATGCGGCCATTTTCCAACGCCGTGACCACGCGCGCGGCGGGTTGACTGGAATAGAGCCGTGCCACGCGCAGGCTTTGCCCCAGCTCCGCCGCCAACTCGCAGGTGATGGCATACATCCAGTCCACCGTCGCATCGGTGCCACTGGTGCCCGAGGTGCCCAGAACCAGCGGAACCCCGGCCTCGGCCCGCGCCCGCATCAGGTGGCGCCATTCCGATTTTGTGGCGGCGCGGGCATATTTGCTTTCGCCCGCCCCCAAGGAAAACGGGCCAGAGTCGGTCGATCCGCCGTCAATGGCGATGATGTCGGGCTTGGCGGCCACGCCGCGCGCCAAGGCGACGCGGTCGAAGCCCAGACCCAACACGCCCGAAGGCACCAGAACGCGCGTTGCCATATCAGTCTCCGTGCATTTCTGTCGGTTGCGCGGGCCGTTTGAGGAACCGACGCAAGAACACCGGGGCCATGAACCCAAGGATCGCCGCGACCCACAGGCCGGTCGAGATCGCCGACGAGAACAAATAGGTCCAGTCGCCATTCGACAGGACCATCGCGCGGCGCAGGTTATCCTCCATCGCGTTGCCCAGCAAGATGCCCAGAATGATCGGCACGGTCGGGATATCGAGCTTGCGGCACACATAGCCCAGCACGCCAAATCCGACCATCAGCAGCATGTCAAAGGACGACCCGGTCAGGGAATAGATGCCGACAAAGGCGACCATCGTGACGCCCGGCAGCAGCACATGCGACGGCACCGACAGGATGCGCACGAAAATCTTGACCATCGGCACGTTCATCACCAGCAGCACGATATTGGCGATCAACAGCGAGGCGATCAGGCCCCAGACGACCTCGGGCCGTTCGGTGAACAGCAACGGGCCGGGGGTGATGTTGAGCGTGAGCAACAGCGCCAGCAGAACCGCCGTGGTGCCAGACCCCGGCACGCCCAGCGTCAGCATCGGGATCAGGGCGCCCCCGGCGGCGGCGTTGTTGCCGGCCTCTGGGGCTGCCACGCCGCGCACATCGCCTTTGCCGAATTTGGATTTGTCGCGCGCCCAGGCCTTTTCACCGATATAGGCTAGGAACGAGCCCAGAGACGCCCCTGCCCCCGGCAGGATGCCCGCAACAAAGCCGATGCCGGTGCCGCGCAGCATGGTGCCCCAGGTGCGTTTCAGGTCTCCCCACGGGATCGTCACCTTGCCCAGTTTCACGCCAATCGCCG
This region includes:
- a CDS encoding SulP family inorganic anion transporter, yielding MISLDAYRRQWTDNIRADLLSGLVVALALIPEAIAFSLIAGVDPKVGLYASFSIAVITAIVGGRPGMISAATAATAVLMVTLVRDHGLQYLLAATVLAGLLQIGAGFLSLGRVMRYVSKSVMTGFVNALAILIFMAQLPELDPRSVTWLTYVLVAAGLGIIYLFPLLTRAIPSPLVTIVVLTALAWALGLDVRTVGDMGALPDTLPVFLLPDIPLTFETFMIILPYSVAVAVVGLLESLMTQTLVDDLTDTTSSRDQECIGQGVANTVTGFIGGMAGCAMIGQSMINVKSGGRGRLSSFVAGVFLLILVVGLGDLVSIIPMPALVAIMIMVSIGTFSWSSIGNLRTHPRSSSVVMVATVATVVYTHNLAIGVLVGVLLSGIFFAGKIAQLFRVTSEISKDGRVRTYRIEGQLFYGSVEDLMKAFDFHEAPERVIIDVSRAHIWDISSVQALDMAVLKFRRDGAEVEIVGMNEASETLMDQLAVHDKPGAMSDLVAH
- a CDS encoding universal stress protein, which gives rise to MSSKIIALIDGSIYSHSVCDHAAWVAQRTGWSVELMHVLGRRDSAAKSDLSGSIALGARSALLADLAELDEQRAKLVAHRGRAILEDAQAILENAGVTDITTRLRHGDIVDTMAEQEAGAELVMIGKRGEAADFAKGHLGSNLERIVRASQKPVLVTSRAFKPISRILVAYDGGASAQRAVTHIAQSPIYSGLTVHIVTVGTPSTELQQKMKDSQAMLQAAGLTTTVGIVAGASETALGDLVDEQGFDMLVMGAYGHSRIRSLIIGSTTTEMIRSCKVPVMLIR
- a CDS encoding DUF4387 family protein — its product is MARLGDRVLKVRSKNAGPFWITIDIFCGSAEAFATVSAALETARIAALTGTPEHLVKRFDIAELSVIKLSIPRPVVQGSRDDRDMHGAALAVLLEEMAL
- a CDS encoding acyclic terpene utilization AtuA family protein, whose translation is MATRVLVPSGVLGLGFDRVALARGVAAKPDIIAIDGGSTDSGPFSLGAGESKYARAATKSEWRHLMRARAEAGVPLVLGTSGTSGTDATVDWMYAITCELAAELGQSLRVARLYSSQPAARVVTALENGRIHPLTPAPDIDADGLRAMTNIVALGGVEQVQAALATGADIILCGRVTDTATIAALPLLRGDHPGGAWHGAKIAECGALCSTNPTSGVILVDFDEQGFTVEAMAATARCTPHSVSAHMLYENSDPFQLYEPGGYLDVRGARYAALDDRRVRVEGSQWVPGRYTVKLEGARKAGFQTTILAVLRQAHYVANARLWADQLHAYLTDQITQRMGLTPPDYTLEFRLIGVNAALGALETKTGTPSEVGVLGIVTAQTQALASEIGKLINPFVLHYPLTQDEELPTFAFPYSPATTDRGPLYEFALNHVMELDDPMSAFRLVVSEVN
- a CDS encoding tripartite tricarboxylate transporter permease, whose protein sequence is MDILSNLALGFSIALSPWTLMLAVIGCFFGTIIGALPGLGPSNGVALLIPISFSMGLDAVSALVLLTSVYYGAMYGGRISSILLNIPGDEPAMMTTLDGYPMAKQGRAGDALVVSGVASFVGAFLATVGLMLMAPLLARVAFQFGPAEYFALYLLAFCTLGGVGANNQAKSALAAVLGLSIAMIGLDQTTGMPRFTHGNLHLMDGIDFLVAIVGLFAVSEVFFFIESHGKNSAIGVKLGKVTIPWGDLKRTWGTMLRGTGIGFVAGILPGAGASLGSFLAYIGEKAWARDKSKFGKGDVRGVAAPEAGNNAAAGGALIPMLTLGVPGSGTTAVLLALLLTLNITPGPLLFTERPEVVWGLIASLLIANIVLLVMNVPMVKIFVRILSVPSHVLLPGVTMVAFVGIYSLTGSSFDMLLMVGFGVLGYVCRKLDIPTVPIILGILLGNAMEDNLRRAMVLSNGDWTYLFSSAISTGLWVAAILGFMAPVFLRRFLKRPAQPTEMHGD